A genome region from Tolypothrix sp. PCC 7712 includes the following:
- a CDS encoding beta-class carbonic anhydrase: MSQIVEEVLTANLTYTQNFGDKGNLTIPPARRFAILTCMDARLDPAKFAGLAEGDAHVIRNAGGRASDDAIRSLVISYKLLGTREWFVIHHTNCGMETFTNEIMGNLLASSLKTAKLDENGWSDIGSESGSNEGKFINWLTIDDLAQSVYADVQRIRLHPLVPPEIPVYGYIYDVKTGQLIEVPEATKVGQAKK, encoded by the coding sequence ATGAGCCAAATTGTAGAAGAAGTTCTGACAGCTAATCTTACTTACACTCAAAACTTCGGCGATAAGGGTAATCTCACCATACCGCCAGCTCGTCGGTTTGCAATTCTCACTTGCATGGATGCGAGACTTGACCCAGCTAAATTTGCTGGATTAGCTGAAGGGGATGCTCATGTAATTCGCAATGCAGGTGGACGTGCTAGCGATGATGCAATTCGCTCTTTAGTAATTTCTTACAAACTACTTGGGACTCGTGAATGGTTTGTCATTCATCATACTAATTGTGGGATGGAAACCTTCACTAATGAAATTATGGGTAACTTACTTGCTAGTAGCCTCAAAACAGCCAAACTAGATGAAAATGGTTGGTCTGATATTGGGTCTGAATCAGGATCAAACGAAGGTAAGTTTATCAATTGGTTGACTATTGATGATCTAGCTCAAAGTGTTTACGCAGATGTGCAAAGGATTCGTTTACATCCGTTAGTTCCCCCAGAAATTCCTGTTTATGGTTATATTTATGATGTTAAAACTGGGCAATTAATTGAAGTACCTGAAGCCACAAAAGTTGGTCAAGCTAAGAAATAA
- a CDS encoding D-2-hydroxyacid dehydrogenase produces the protein MTKLILPIELTAEIEPKLPSDTKFVRVDSDGNFDGDPSDAEVYLNGFKLKPTTLHKVLETAPRIRWQQTPSAGVNHILTPTFLEHDILLTNGAGVHAIPISEFVLTLILYHAKQLRELQAAHDQQHWRKSWLVLPELANSTVLILGTGNIGQAIASRLKAFGTRVWGGRRRPEALPNFDKIVGQNEWHALLPEVDYLVVATPLTPETKALIDEKVLRSLPNHSYLINVGRGAVVDESALTKALTEGWIGGAALDTVSIEPLPSDSPLWSLPNLLITPHTSAISPALKERIAALFLDNLERFRNGQPLRNVVNKQAGY, from the coding sequence ATGACAAAACTAATTTTACCAATAGAGCTAACTGCTGAAATTGAGCCAAAGTTACCATCAGATACAAAATTTGTCCGGGTAGATAGTGATGGTAATTTTGATGGCGATCCCAGCGATGCAGAAGTTTATCTCAATGGCTTTAAATTAAAGCCCACGACTCTACATAAAGTGCTAGAAACTGCGCCGAGAATACGTTGGCAACAAACTCCTAGTGCGGGTGTAAATCATATTCTCACACCCACTTTTCTTGAACACGATATTCTCTTGACTAATGGCGCAGGAGTTCATGCAATTCCCATTTCGGAATTTGTTTTGACTTTGATTCTCTATCACGCCAAGCAGTTACGAGAATTGCAAGCGGCTCACGATCAGCAGCATTGGCGCAAAAGCTGGTTAGTACTACCAGAGTTAGCAAATTCTACTGTATTAATTCTCGGTACTGGAAATATAGGACAAGCGATCGCATCTCGTCTGAAAGCATTCGGAACGCGAGTTTGGGGCGGTCGTCGTCGTCCAGAAGCTCTGCCAAATTTTGATAAAATTGTTGGTCAAAATGAATGGCACGCCTTATTACCAGAAGTTGACTATCTAGTTGTCGCCACACCTTTGACACCAGAAACCAAAGCTTTAATTGATGAAAAAGTACTGCGATCGCTCCCTAATCATAGTTATTTAATTAATGTCGGTCGGGGTGCGGTTGTGGATGAATCAGCATTAACTAAAGCCTTAACTGAAGGATGGATTGGAGGTGCTGCATTAGACACCGTTTCTATTGAACCCCTACCATCAGACAGCCCTCTATGGTCGTTACCTAACCTTTTAATTACACCTCATACTTCCGCAATTTCCCCAGCATTAAAAGAGCGCATCGCCGCCTTATTTCTGGATAATTTAGAGCGTTTCCGAAATGGTCAACCTTTACGGAATGTAGTCAATAAACAAGCAGGATACTAA
- a CDS encoding TauD/TfdA dioxygenase family protein: MSNKHIEVKPVAGHIGAEIGGVDLSRPLSDKAVAEIRQALLKWKVIFFRNQNIDHAAQIAFTSRFGEVTYAHPHEDEPIEGFAEILPIDRSRYERKNGLRRSSYENRWHTDVTAVVNPPAGSILRAVNVPSFGGDTQWTNLVAAYEGLSAPVKALADTLKAQHHFNARLRLSSSSKLAKRIAANPQVSIHPVVRVHPETGERALFVNPGFTSHILDVSPQESDLLLELFFNQITKPAYTTRFHWNNGDIAFWDNRATAHLAPQDLDHIEVERVLYRTTITGDIPVGPDGFRSQIVEGEPLTSELPTVLKNKAEQRQPVLS, translated from the coding sequence ATGAGCAACAAGCATATTGAAGTCAAACCAGTAGCTGGTCACATCGGTGCAGAAATCGGTGGTGTAGACCTTTCTCGTCCTCTATCCGATAAAGCAGTAGCCGAAATTCGCCAAGCATTATTGAAGTGGAAAGTCATATTTTTTCGCAATCAGAACATTGACCACGCAGCACAGATTGCTTTCACATCTCGTTTTGGCGAAGTAACTTATGCACATCCCCACGAGGATGAACCAATCGAAGGCTTTGCCGAAATCTTACCAATCGACCGCAGCCGCTACGAACGGAAAAACGGTCTGCGTCGTTCCAGTTATGAAAACCGTTGGCACACTGATGTGACAGCAGTTGTTAACCCACCAGCAGGCTCGATTTTGCGTGCAGTTAACGTCCCTAGCTTTGGTGGTGACACACAGTGGACTAATTTAGTTGCTGCTTACGAGGGACTATCCGCACCAGTGAAGGCGCTAGCAGACACATTAAAAGCACAACATCACTTCAATGCACGCTTGCGTTTATCCAGCAGCAGCAAACTTGCAAAACGCATCGCCGCCAATCCCCAAGTTTCCATTCACCCAGTCGTGCGGGTGCATCCAGAGACAGGCGAACGTGCATTATTTGTGAATCCTGGCTTTACCTCCCACATTCTAGACGTATCGCCTCAAGAAAGCGATTTACTACTAGAATTGTTCTTCAATCAAATCACAAAGCCTGCTTATACCACCCGCTTCCATTGGAACAATGGTGATATTGCCTTCTGGGACAACCGCGCCACCGCACATTTAGCACCCCAAGATTTAGATCATATAGAAGTCGAGCGCGTACTTTATCGCACCACTATTACTGGTGATATCCCCGTTGGCCCCGATGGCTTCCGATCGCAAATAGTCGAAGGTGAGCCTTTAACTAGCGAATTACCAACCGTATTGAAAAACAAAGCCGAACAGCGACAACCCGTGCTTTCATAA
- a CDS encoding LLM class flavin-dependent oxidoreductase, translating into MSRPRYGIWAPVGGNFGPLDTQEEPIDASYERSRSLILAAERLGYATTLVAQHLANPRSLELEQLETWTASAALAEATEKIEIIAAIKPLLFHPAVLAKMALGIDAISRGRFAINLISAWFRPEMERTNIPFPPHDERYRYSGEWLKVVRALWSGEKVNFEGEYFKITDLSLRPTSIAKPHPPIYLGGASDPAQILAAEQADIYFINGQPIEDVRQVIKQVLSRPRLLPQPVRFGLSAFVIARPTDAEAQEELQRLTELQKQEEHLKLSVAKGVDPDAVMFRLFAKNPAVGGNGGTAAGLVGSYDTVATRIAAFSDAGIDTFMLQFNPFVREMTRFAEEIMPRVRHLQPV; encoded by the coding sequence ATGTCAAGACCACGTTATGGTATTTGGGCACCTGTTGGTGGTAACTTTGGCCCTTTAGATACTCAAGAAGAACCCATCGATGCAAGTTATGAGCGATCGCGATCGCTAATTTTAGCAGCTGAACGCTTGGGATACGCTACAACTTTGGTGGCACAGCATCTCGCCAACCCACGCAGTTTAGAGTTAGAGCAGCTAGAAACTTGGACTGCTTCTGCAGCTTTAGCTGAGGCGACAGAAAAAATTGAAATTATCGCCGCCATTAAACCTTTACTATTCCATCCGGCTGTTCTAGCAAAGATGGCATTAGGGATAGATGCAATTAGTCGCGGACGTTTTGCCATCAACTTGATTAGCGCTTGGTTTCGTCCAGAAATGGAACGTACCAATATTCCCTTTCCTCCCCATGATGAACGTTATCGCTATTCTGGCGAATGGTTAAAAGTTGTCAGAGCTTTGTGGAGTGGGGAAAAGGTTAACTTTGAGGGAGAATATTTCAAAATCACAGATTTAAGCTTACGTCCTACTTCCATCGCCAAACCACATCCCCCAATTTACTTGGGAGGTGCATCCGATCCCGCCCAGATTTTAGCGGCTGAACAAGCAGATATATACTTTATCAACGGTCAGCCTATCGAAGATGTACGTCAGGTAATTAAACAAGTATTGAGCCGTCCGCGATTGCTACCTCAACCAGTGCGTTTTGGTTTATCAGCCTTCGTCATTGCTCGACCTACCGACGCAGAAGCCCAAGAGGAACTCCAGCGACTTACAGAACTCCAGAAACAGGAAGAACACTTAAAATTAAGCGTAGCGAAAGGTGTCGATCCAGATGCAGTCATGTTCCGACTCTTCGCTAAAAATCCCGCCGTTGGTGGTAATGGAGGCACAGCCGCAGGCTTAGTTGGCAGCTATGATACAGTTGCTACAAGAATTGCCGCTTTTTCTGATGCAGGTATCGATACATTTATGCTGCAATTCAATCCTTTTGTACGGGAAATGACCCGTTTTGCCGAAGAAATAATGCCACGTGTAAGGCATTTACAGCCTGTATAG
- a CDS encoding MFS transporter, which yields MSQLPIQSLTLSTSQKSWVLLGVGLGVFMSTLDVGIINVALPTLVQSFHTSFPMAQWAVLSYQLVSSGLVLGATRLGDMWGKKPLYQAGVIVFTLSSLLCSLAPSIEWLIGFRALQGLGAVFISGLGLAIITEVFPASERGRAVGIIGSVVSLGIAFGPSAGGLLLNLSGWHSIFLINVPLGIIASFLMARLVPPSTPSESKQTFDPLGALLALWTLGSFGLGMTFGQSEGFSSINTIVLLAIAALSFITFLVVEAILEQPLLELHLFRNLQLSMSLLSGWLAFTVIGGSLLITPFFLERVKNYPTVKVGLLLAFSPILSGLVAPLAGILADRFGAKLISSLGLGLMIGGCLGISTFDAQITELGYISRYFIYGIGLGLFQSPNNTTVMSAVSRERLGIASGLLSLSRTSGNTVGVSLIGAVFGGLIASVAAGADVSVAPPDAIVTGFQATFRFAALILCIAAATSVLRLRNQSQ from the coding sequence TTGTCCCAACTGCCAATACAATCTCTGACTTTATCCACCTCTCAAAAATCTTGGGTTTTGTTAGGTGTCGGATTAGGTGTATTCATGTCTACCCTAGATGTGGGCATTATCAATGTGGCATTACCCACTTTGGTGCAAAGCTTTCACACTAGTTTTCCTATGGCCCAGTGGGCTGTATTGAGTTATCAGTTAGTCAGTTCTGGTTTAGTTTTAGGCGCAACTCGTCTAGGGGATATGTGGGGCAAAAAACCCCTATATCAGGCAGGGGTGATTGTATTTACCTTGAGTTCATTGTTGTGTAGCCTTGCACCTAGCATTGAGTGGTTGATTGGCTTTCGGGCACTTCAGGGACTTGGTGCAGTATTTATCTCTGGCCTTGGTTTGGCAATTATCACAGAAGTCTTCCCAGCTTCCGAACGAGGTCGGGCGGTTGGCATTATTGGGAGTGTCGTGTCACTGGGGATTGCTTTTGGCCCTTCTGCTGGGGGGTTGCTGTTGAACTTGTCAGGTTGGCATAGTATATTCCTGATCAATGTCCCTTTGGGGATCATAGCTAGTTTCCTTATGGCGCGGTTAGTACCACCATCTACCCCTAGTGAAAGCAAACAAACATTCGACCCCTTAGGAGCCTTATTAGCTTTATGGACTCTGGGTAGTTTTGGGTTAGGTATGACCTTTGGGCAAAGTGAAGGCTTTAGCAGTATTAACACCATCGTATTACTTGCGATCGCAGCCCTCAGCTTTATCACTTTCCTGGTAGTAGAAGCTATTCTCGAGCAACCATTATTAGAATTGCACCTATTCCGCAATCTTCAGCTGAGTATGAGTTTGCTGAGTGGCTGGCTAGCGTTCACCGTAATTGGCGGTTCACTACTCATTACCCCGTTCTTTTTAGAGCGAGTGAAGAACTACCCAACAGTAAAAGTTGGGTTACTCTTAGCTTTTTCGCCTATACTTAGCGGATTAGTTGCTCCACTTGCTGGTATACTTGCAGACCGCTTTGGTGCAAAATTAATTAGTTCCCTGGGGCTGGGATTGATGATTGGTGGTTGTTTGGGTATCAGTACCTTTGATGCTCAAATTACTGAGTTGGGTTATATATCGCGTTATTTTATTTACGGTATTGGGCTAGGTTTATTTCAATCGCCCAATAACACCACTGTTATGAGTGCAGTATCTCGGGAAAGGCTAGGGATTGCTTCGGGACTACTCTCTTTATCACGCACATCCGGTAATACTGTAGGCGTTTCTCTGATAGGTGCAGTGTTTGGCGGCTTAATCGCCAGTGTAGCAGCAGGTGCAGATGTATCTGTGGCTCCTCCGGATGCGATCGTCACAGGCTTCCAAGCTACCTTTCGGTTTGCAGCGCTAATTCTTTGTATTGCTGCGGCTACTTCTGTGTTGAGATTACGTAATCAAAGTCAGTGA
- the cutA gene encoding divalent-cation tolerance protein CutA has translation MKLYYITLNNTDEARQIGRALLEQKLAVCVNWFPITCAYIWQGEITEEPEVVLIVKTQAGYRHEIEQLISQHISYTNFIAEISPTNINDKFLAWLNAEVPIRYSE, from the coding sequence ATGAAACTATATTACATCACCTTAAATAATACAGATGAAGCTCGCCAGATTGGTCGTGCTTTGTTAGAACAAAAACTAGCTGTTTGCGTTAATTGGTTCCCGATTACCTGTGCTTATATATGGCAAGGGGAAATTACAGAAGAGCCAGAAGTCGTGCTAATTGTCAAAACTCAAGCAGGTTATCGCCATGAAATTGAACAATTAATTAGCCAGCACATTAGTTACACTAACTTCATTGCGGAGATATCACCGACTAATATTAATGACAAATTTTTAGCATGGTTGAATGCTGAGGTTCCCATACGTTATTCAGAGTAA
- a CDS encoding GNAT family acetyltransferase, with protein MQNINLLLRPYQEPDEEQVINLWYRCNLVVPWNDPKQDIKLKVQVQPELFFVGLIEDEVIATLMAGYEGHRGWFNYLAVTPEYQRQGIGKYMVEQATIKLKLLNCPKINIQIRNSNKDVIQFYEHLGFKIDDVISMGKRL; from the coding sequence ATGCAAAATATAAATTTATTGCTGCGACCCTATCAAGAGCCAGATGAAGAACAAGTAATTAATTTATGGTATCGGTGTAATTTAGTAGTACCTTGGAATGACCCTAAACAAGATATTAAACTTAAAGTGCAAGTACAACCAGAGTTATTCTTTGTTGGGTTAATTGAAGATGAAGTTATTGCCACTCTCATGGCAGGATATGAAGGCCATCGTGGTTGGTTCAACTATTTAGCTGTAACACCAGAGTATCAACGACAAGGTATTGGTAAGTATATGGTTGAGCAAGCAACTATTAAACTCAAGTTATTGAACTGCCCAAAAATTAACATCCAGATCCGTAATTCCAATAAAGATGTTATTCAATTTTATGAGCATTTAGGATTCAAAATAGATGATGTTATAAGTATGGGCAAACGTTTGTAA